A single Streptomyces sp. 2114.4 DNA region contains:
- a CDS encoding acyltransferase family protein, whose protein sequence is MPHDELSPAGAAAAAGATATMAPATATGTATASGSAATTAPGSATDRQSAPAAGTSAAGPRSHAKRRGTGRDGKAAAADAKAKPRDAFFDNAKYLAIVLVAMGHSWEPLRDGSRTAAALYITVYAFHMPAFIIISGYFSRSFDMRKDRLQRLITGVAVPYILFEVAYTLFKRWADDDPGYPISLMDPWYLTWFLAALFIWRLTTPLWKIVRWPVPLALSIAVLASLSPDIGDDLDLQRVLQFLPFFVIGLSLRPEHFKLVRRRKARILAVPVFAAALVFAYWAAPRMNAAWFYHRDAAQELAAPWWSGAVMTLAMFGCSLVLVACFFAWIPGRTMWCTALGAGTLYGYLLHGFLAKGSRFWNWYDADWMQTPWGAVLLTLIAGTVITLLCTPPVQRIFRFAMEPKMTWAFKKDPVGMARGRN, encoded by the coding sequence ATGCCGCATGACGAGCTGAGTCCGGCGGGCGCTGCCGCGGCCGCCGGTGCGACGGCAACGATGGCACCGGCGACGGCGACCGGGACGGCTACCGCATCCGGATCGGCGGCGACGACCGCCCCCGGTTCGGCGACGGACCGTCAATCCGCGCCCGCCGCCGGTACTTCGGCTGCCGGACCCCGCAGTCACGCCAAGCGCCGGGGTACGGGCCGCGACGGGAAGGCCGCGGCGGCCGACGCCAAGGCGAAGCCGCGCGACGCGTTCTTCGACAATGCGAAGTACCTGGCCATCGTGCTCGTGGCGATGGGCCACTCCTGGGAACCGCTGCGCGACGGCAGCCGGACGGCAGCCGCGCTCTACATCACCGTCTACGCCTTCCATATGCCGGCGTTCATCATCATCTCCGGCTATTTCTCGCGCAGTTTCGATATGCGCAAGGACCGGCTGCAGCGGCTGATTACCGGCGTCGCGGTTCCCTACATCCTCTTCGAAGTCGCCTACACGCTCTTCAAGAGGTGGGCGGATGACGATCCGGGTTATCCGATCAGCCTGATGGACCCCTGGTATCTGACGTGGTTCCTGGCCGCCTTGTTCATCTGGCGGCTGACCACTCCGCTGTGGAAGATCGTGCGCTGGCCGGTCCCGCTCGCCCTGTCCATCGCCGTGCTCGCGTCCCTCTCGCCGGACATCGGCGACGACCTGGACCTCCAGCGGGTGCTGCAGTTCCTCCCGTTCTTCGTGATCGGGCTGTCGCTGCGGCCGGAACACTTCAAGCTCGTACGCCGCAGGAAGGCGCGGATCCTGGCCGTACCGGTCTTCGCGGCCGCGCTGGTCTTCGCGTACTGGGCGGCGCCGCGGATGAACGCCGCGTGGTTCTACCACCGCGACGCCGCACAGGAGCTGGCCGCCCCGTGGTGGAGCGGTGCGGTGATGACGCTGGCGATGTTCGGCTGCTCACTCGTTCTGGTGGCCTGCTTCTTCGCCTGGATTCCGGGGCGCACGATGTGGTGCACGGCGCTGGGCGCGGGCACGCTCTACGGCTATCTGCTGCACGGCTTCCTCGCCAAGGGGTCGCGCTTTTGGAACTGGTACGACGCGGACTGGATGCAGACCCCGTGGGGCGCGGTACTGCTGACGCTCATCGCGGGCACCGTCATCACGCTGCTGTGCACACCACCTGTGCAGCGGATCTTCCGCTTCGCCATGGAGCCCAAGATGACCTGGGCCTTCAAGAAGGACCCGGTGGGGATGGCCCGCGGCCGGAACTGA
- a CDS encoding RidA family protein has protein sequence MRESGTDAEAGRGAGSGDHGAATGARGGEPERINPPHLAPPTGFSHAVRATPGTMVFLAGQTALDGSGRIVGDGIVEQFERALTNLLDVAAAAGARPSDLAKLTVFAVDVADYRRHARDLGAVWKRLVGSDYPAMAVIGATRLWDETALVEIEGIAVVR, from the coding sequence ATGCGCGAGAGCGGGACGGACGCGGAGGCGGGAAGGGGTGCCGGGAGCGGTGACCACGGGGCTGCCACGGGGGCACGCGGCGGCGAGCCGGAGCGCATCAACCCACCGCATCTCGCGCCGCCGACCGGATTCAGCCATGCCGTGCGCGCCACCCCGGGAACCATGGTCTTCCTCGCCGGGCAGACCGCTCTCGACGGTTCGGGCCGGATCGTCGGGGACGGCATCGTCGAGCAGTTCGAGCGGGCGCTGACGAACCTCCTGGACGTCGCGGCGGCCGCCGGCGCCCGCCCGTCCGACCTCGCCAAGCTCACCGTCTTCGCCGTCGATGTCGCCGACTACCGCCGCCATGCCCGTGACCTCGGCGCGGTGTGGAAGCGCCTGGTCGGCAGCGACTACCCGGCGATGGCCGTGATCGGCGCCACCCGTCTGTGGGACGAGACGGCCCTGGTCGAGATCGAGGGCATCGCCGTCGTCCGCTGA
- a CDS encoding glycerophosphodiester phosphodiesterase family protein, with translation MLRRSLRLPAAGVAYLVAAAVSSSAMSSGPQEYADVAVSSGTRAGPGTAATLVIAHRGASRYAPENTLAAVDAAHRRGLIWVENDVQRSKDGRLVVMHDATLRRTTDAAKVFPGRAPWRVGDFTAAELARLDAGSWFGRRFAGERVPTLADYLRRLDHNGQRLLLEIKAPEKYPGIEAQVIRELRARGWLDRAHVRSRLVVQSFSVPCVKAVHEVAPEIRTGILGAPGVDELARYARFADQINPRASALSSRWLAAVHRLRGPHGRRLQVYVWDVAKNTSARSVRARGAEGVIE, from the coding sequence ATGCTGCGAAGATCGCTGCGGCTCCCCGCCGCCGGGGTCGCCTACCTGGTGGCGGCCGCGGTGTCGTCGTCCGCGATGTCCTCCGGACCGCAGGAGTACGCGGATGTCGCGGTGAGCAGCGGCACACGGGCCGGCCCCGGCACCGCGGCCACGCTGGTGATCGCCCACCGCGGCGCCTCCCGTTACGCCCCCGAGAACACCCTCGCCGCTGTCGATGCCGCACACCGCCGCGGGCTCATATGGGTCGAGAACGATGTGCAGCGCAGCAAGGACGGCCGGCTGGTGGTGATGCATGACGCCACCCTGCGGCGGACGACCGACGCCGCGAAGGTGTTCCCCGGACGGGCGCCGTGGCGGGTGGGGGACTTCACGGCCGCCGAGCTCGCGCGGCTCGATGCCGGCAGCTGGTTCGGCAGGCGGTTCGCCGGGGAGCGGGTGCCGACGCTCGCCGACTATCTACGCCGTCTGGACCACAACGGGCAGCGCCTTCTGCTGGAGATCAAGGCCCCGGAGAAATATCCCGGAATCGAGGCGCAGGTCATCCGCGAACTGCGGGCACGGGGGTGGCTGGATCGGGCCCATGTCCGGAGCCGGCTGGTCGTCCAGAGCTTCTCCGTGCCGTGCGTCAAGGCCGTGCACGAGGTGGCGCCCGAGATCCGTACGGGGATTCTCGGGGCGCCCGGGGTGGACGAACTGGCGCGCTATGCGCGGTTCGCCGATCAGATCAACCCCCGTGCGTCCGCGCTCAGTTCACGCTGGCTGGCGGCCGTGCACCGGCTGCGCGGCCCGCACGGCCGCCGGCTCCAGGTCTATGTGTGGGACGTGGCGAAGAACACCAGCGCCCGGTCGGTGAGGGCCCGAGGGGCCGAAGGTGTTATTGAATAA